A genomic region of Candidatus Marimicrobium litorale contains the following coding sequences:
- a CDS encoding thiolase family protein, which produces MDVAIVGIGIHPFGRTPSRSGLQQGAFAARLALQDAGVEWKDIQFAFGGSASSGSADALVNELGLTGLPFINVANGCATGGSSLISAYNAIKSGEYDLGLVAGFDKHDRGAFNADPKELGLGEWYGEVGMMLTTQFFAMKIQKYMSDYNISENTLSKVAQKSFINGSRNPNAWRTEPIGVEEIANSMMVNNPLTKFMFCSPSEGGVALILSSADKAHTYTDTPVYLRGATMKSRRFGSFEVFAPSQALQQVDGPTVDASKAAFEMAGVGPKDIDVMQLQDTEVGAEIMHMAENGFCEHGEQETLIQSGETHIEGSMPINTDGGCIANGEPIGASGLRQVYENVLQLRGQAGDHQVPDNPKLAYTHVYGAPGISAVTILQR; this is translated from the coding sequence ATGGACGTAGCAATAGTTGGAATCGGAATACATCCTTTCGGACGCACTCCCTCCCGCAGCGGTCTGCAGCAGGGCGCTTTTGCGGCCCGTCTCGCGCTGCAGGATGCAGGGGTTGAGTGGAAAGATATTCAGTTTGCTTTCGGCGGCAGCGCCAGTTCTGGCAGCGCAGATGCACTGGTGAACGAACTGGGTCTGACTGGCCTGCCTTTTATCAATGTGGCCAATGGCTGCGCAACGGGCGGTAGCTCACTGATATCTGCTTACAATGCGATCAAATCAGGTGAGTATGATCTCGGTCTCGTTGCTGGTTTTGACAAGCATGACCGAGGTGCGTTTAACGCTGATCCAAAGGAACTTGGACTTGGTGAATGGTACGGCGAGGTCGGTATGATGCTCACCACTCAGTTCTTCGCCATGAAAATCCAGAAGTATATGAGTGATTACAACATTAGCGAAAATACCCTGTCGAAGGTGGCGCAGAAATCGTTTATCAATGGCTCAAGGAATCCTAATGCGTGGCGCACGGAGCCTATAGGTGTAGAGGAGATTGCCAACTCCATGATGGTTAATAATCCGCTTACCAAGTTTATGTTTTGTTCGCCTTCAGAGGGTGGCGTTGCGTTGATTTTGAGCAGTGCCGATAAGGCGCACACTTACACTGACACACCGGTGTATCTCAGGGGGGCCACGATGAAGTCTCGCCGTTTTGGATCGTTCGAAGTTTTTGCGCCTAGTCAGGCGCTGCAGCAAGTTGATGGTCCAACGGTAGACGCGTCGAAAGCGGCTTTTGAAATGGCTGGCGTAGGACCAAAAGATATCGATGTCATGCAGCTTCAGGATACTGAGGTAGGCGCTGAAATCATGCACATGGCCGAGAACGGTTTCTGTGAGCACGGTGAACAGGAAACACTGATACAGTCGGGTGAAACACACATCGAGGGAAGCATGCCCATCAATACGGACGGCGGGTGCATAGCCAATGGAGAGCCTATTGGTGCATCCGGCTTGCGGCAGGTATATGAAAATGTGTTGCAGCTCCGTGGGCAGGCGGGTGACCACCAGGTGCCTGATAATCCGAAGCTGGCGTATACCCATGTATACGGTGCGCCAGGAATCAGTGCGGTAACCATTTTGCAGCGCTAG
- a CDS encoding Zn-ribbon domain-containing OB-fold protein produces MSNQVPIAEGLFTWPSKNPALLGSRCQDCGIATFPVSESCSACSGQNVVVEELPGHGTLWTWTVQQFMPKTPYKSGETPETFQPYGVGYVELPGGVRVEGRLTENDPAKLAIGMNMEVVFEPFRTEENGDEVISFFFRPAA; encoded by the coding sequence ATGAGCAATCAAGTGCCGATAGCGGAGGGCTTGTTTACGTGGCCGTCCAAGAATCCCGCCCTACTGGGTAGCCGCTGCCAGGATTGTGGTATTGCGACATTCCCCGTATCTGAATCCTGCTCTGCCTGTTCCGGACAGAACGTAGTCGTCGAGGAACTGCCCGGTCACGGAACGCTTTGGACCTGGACGGTACAGCAGTTTATGCCCAAGACACCCTATAAAAGCGGCGAGACGCCCGAGACATTCCAACCGTACGGTGTGGGGTATGTCGAGCTCCCCGGAGGTGTTCGTGTGGAGGGGCGTCTTACTGAAAATGACCCGGCCAAGTTAGCAATCGGTATGAATATGGAGGTTGTATTCGAGCCATTCCGTACCGAGGAAAACGGTGACGAGGTCATCAGTTTCTTCTTCCGCCCTGCAGCGTGA
- a CDS encoding carotenoid oxygenase family protein → MTSRPSIDLSISPYLQANYAPVLEEHEWDEGDGGLRVEGKVPENLIGAFMRNGPNIAWQPDHYVYPADGDGMVHAVYFKGGRVHYRNRWVRTAGFLVEEQLGRSCYGSVGKIRMPDEETLAAGGPGSPMKNLANTNIVYHGEKLLALWEVGSAYELKADLSTVGEWDYDGALMPGDGLTAHPKICGRTGELITCTQRWDAPYYTLRIMDKNGRQTLSRVVDMPDRAVMHDMQICGDYVVIFYPPAFTNLEAGMTGGNPFIWHGERPSRICAIPRDGGDPVWFEKPTFFSWHFTNGFQSGSKLYVDYVWMATPPFSNDPNSGLERQTRNMHRMTLDLKTGEVTDEKLGPTYCEFGRADDRLCGLQYRYAFAAASDNSEWDGPNHDYNGVIRYDMDTGDTRFWDYGKGANAGEPVHVPNPDSEREEDGYLMTFVSHPEEGAFMSILSAGDIERGPLAKIYIPTRVPNGFHANWMPGLTI, encoded by the coding sequence ATGACCAGCCGCCCCTCAATTGATCTCAGTATATCGCCCTATCTGCAGGCGAATTATGCGCCTGTGCTAGAGGAGCATGAATGGGACGAGGGCGACGGAGGGTTGCGTGTAGAAGGCAAGGTTCCCGAGAATCTGATTGGGGCTTTTATGCGCAATGGCCCTAATATAGCGTGGCAGCCTGATCACTACGTCTACCCTGCAGACGGCGATGGCATGGTACATGCGGTCTATTTCAAGGGTGGTCGAGTGCACTATCGCAACCGCTGGGTGCGCACTGCAGGTTTTCTTGTAGAGGAACAGCTCGGCCGCTCTTGCTACGGCAGTGTTGGAAAAATTCGTATGCCGGATGAGGAAACTCTCGCGGCGGGTGGGCCGGGCAGTCCGATGAAAAATCTGGCTAATACCAATATTGTTTATCACGGCGAGAAGCTGCTGGCTCTGTGGGAGGTAGGCAGTGCTTACGAGTTGAAAGCAGACCTTAGCACGGTAGGCGAATGGGATTATGACGGCGCCCTGATGCCCGGAGATGGGCTAACCGCACACCCGAAAATTTGCGGACGCACGGGTGAGTTGATCACCTGCACCCAGCGCTGGGATGCACCGTACTACACCCTGCGCATCATGGATAAGAATGGTCGCCAGACCCTCTCTCGTGTGGTGGATATGCCGGATCGCGCTGTCATGCACGATATGCAGATTTGTGGCGATTACGTGGTGATATTTTACCCGCCCGCATTTACCAATCTTGAGGCCGGTATGACCGGCGGTAATCCTTTTATCTGGCACGGTGAGCGTCCCAGCCGTATTTGTGCCATACCCCGAGATGGGGGCGATCCAGTCTGGTTTGAAAAGCCAACGTTTTTTAGTTGGCATTTCACTAATGGTTTCCAGAGCGGCAGCAAGCTTTATGTAGATTACGTGTGGATGGCCACTCCGCCTTTTTCCAATGACCCCAATAGCGGACTGGAACGTCAGACCCGCAATATGCACCGTATGACGCTCGATCTGAAAACGGGTGAGGTTACCGATGAGAAACTCGGTCCTACCTACTGTGAGTTCGGACGCGCAGACGATCGCTTATGTGGACTGCAGTACCGCTACGCGTTCGCTGCAGCTTCAGACAACAGCGAATGGGATGGTCCTAATCATGACTACAACGGCGTTATTCGATATGACATGGATACTGGCGATACCCGGTTTTGGGATTACGGAAAGGGTGCTAACGCCGGTGAGCCTGTTCACGTGCCGAATCCGGACAGTGAGCGTGAGGAGGACGGCTACCTGATGACCTTTGTTAGCCACCCGGAGGAGGGTGCTTTCATGTCTATTCTCAGTGCTGGTGATATAGAGCGTGGGCCTCTTGCAAAAATTTATATTCCTACGCGCGTGCCTAACGGATTTCACGCAAACTGGATGCCGGGCCTGACAATCTAG
- a CDS encoding carotenoid oxygenase family protein, protein MDLSAFPYLQGNYAPVEEESDWGENDLVIEGKVPESLVGAFMRDGANVAYQPNHYVYPLDGDGMVHAVYFKDGHVEYKNRWVETSHLKTERKFGKTIYGSVGKLLPVPQEVIDAGGEPSPIRNTANTNIIYHGEKLFTMWEGGFPHLLNNDLSTVGLYDYDGALQAGDALTAHPKVCPDTGQLISCTQRWDSPNYWVQVFDKAGKHMRTIPVEFERKGIIHDLQITDNHIIIFYAPAFHSLEQAMKGEDPFHWEPERGSKIIVIPRDGKGKNMIFETDAFFSWHYCNGFEVGGKIIIDYVWISSIPFSQAQGTGVEKQPRRMYRMTLDPTTKKVTNEQVSDVFCEFSRVDERRMGKQYRYGFAASSNRDWGDAHGYNCTGRFDFETGETKLWEYGPEANAGEPVHVPNPDSDREEDGWIMCFVHNPEEGQYLSILSAGDFDNGPLCKVRIPSRVPNGFHANWMQSLTLG, encoded by the coding sequence ATGGATTTAAGTGCTTTTCCCTATTTGCAGGGCAATTATGCTCCCGTTGAAGAAGAGTCTGACTGGGGCGAGAATGATCTGGTTATCGAGGGCAAGGTACCCGAGAGCTTGGTTGGCGCGTTCATGCGCGATGGTGCCAACGTCGCTTACCAGCCCAATCACTACGTGTATCCCCTCGACGGAGACGGGATGGTGCACGCGGTGTATTTCAAGGACGGTCATGTCGAATACAAGAATCGCTGGGTAGAGACCAGCCACCTGAAAACAGAACGCAAGTTCGGCAAGACGATCTATGGCAGTGTCGGTAAGCTCTTGCCTGTGCCCCAGGAAGTGATTGATGCCGGTGGTGAACCGAGCCCGATTCGCAACACAGCGAATACCAATATTATTTACCACGGTGAAAAGCTCTTTACTATGTGGGAGGGCGGTTTCCCTCACCTGTTAAATAATGATCTGTCCACGGTTGGCCTGTACGACTACGATGGCGCATTGCAAGCGGGTGATGCCCTGACCGCTCATCCGAAAGTGTGTCCGGACACCGGACAGTTAATTTCTTGCACGCAGCGCTGGGACAGCCCCAACTATTGGGTACAGGTCTTTGATAAGGCGGGCAAGCATATGCGGACTATCCCCGTAGAATTTGAGCGCAAAGGTATCATTCACGATCTTCAAATCACCGATAACCACATTATTATTTTTTACGCTCCCGCTTTCCACAGTTTAGAGCAAGCGATGAAAGGCGAAGATCCCTTCCACTGGGAGCCGGAGCGTGGCAGCAAAATCATCGTGATTCCCCGGGACGGCAAGGGCAAGAACATGATCTTTGAAACTGATGCCTTTTTCAGCTGGCACTACTGCAATGGCTTCGAAGTCGGCGGTAAAATTATTATCGACTACGTATGGATTAGTTCTATTCCCTTCTCTCAGGCCCAGGGCACCGGCGTGGAAAAGCAGCCGCGCCGTATGTACCGTATGACACTGGATCCCACAACTAAAAAGGTCACCAACGAGCAGGTTTCAGACGTATTCTGTGAGTTCTCTCGGGTTGATGAGCGTCGTATGGGTAAGCAATATCGTTACGGTTTTGCCGCATCGTCTAACCGGGATTGGGGTGATGCCCACGGTTATAATTGCACGGGCCGTTTCGATTTCGAAACGGGTGAGACCAAGCTGTGGGAATATGGCCCTGAGGCCAATGCAGGTGAGCCTGTGCATGTACCGAATCCCGACAGCGATCGCGAGGAAGATGGCTGGATCATGTGCTTTGTGCACAATCCGGAGGAGGGTCAGTATCTGTCGATTCTGAGTGCGGGCGATTTTGATAATGGTCCGCTGTGCAAGGTGCGCATTCCTTCTCGCGTGCCCAACGGCTTTCACGCCAATTGGATGCAGAGCCTGACCCTCGGTTAG
- a CDS encoding nuclear transport factor 2 family protein, producing the protein MNPIEDEIALRNLMARYCDAVNRVDADAWIATWSEDAVWNLLGNPVGGKDNILALWKQMISSFEFALMMPSSCLFEISGDTASGHWYLHEYTRDPEGNASTVLSRYNDTYVRQDEQWLFQSRDYSFIYNGPGDMSGDYTPPA; encoded by the coding sequence ATGAACCCGATAGAAGACGAAATCGCCCTGAGAAACCTGATGGCCCGCTACTGCGATGCGGTCAACCGTGTCGATGCGGACGCCTGGATCGCCACCTGGTCGGAAGATGCGGTATGGAACCTCCTCGGCAATCCGGTCGGTGGTAAGGACAATATCCTGGCCTTGTGGAAGCAAATGATAAGCAGCTTTGAGTTTGCCCTCATGATGCCCAGCTCCTGCCTGTTCGAAATATCAGGTGACACTGCCAGCGGCCACTGGTATCTCCATGAGTACACCCGCGATCCCGAGGGCAATGCCAGCACCGTGTTAAGTCGCTATAACGATACCTACGTCCGGCAGGATGAACAGTGGCTGTTCCAATCTCGTGACTACAGTTTTATTTATAACGGCCCAGGGGATATGAGCGGCGACTATACACCGCCCGCATAA
- a CDS encoding SDR family oxidoreductase → MAGRVQDKVTVITGGASGIGEGMVRRFCAEGGRVLLADVDADAGQRVADECDARFVHLDVSSESGWGALETLISCDYGRLDILLNNAGIVAEKSILEIDLDTWNRLLSINLTGVMLGCRSAVRLMRNNAGGSGGSIVNTASTTSYLAIPDVAYTTSKAGVVGLTKSVAVQCATEGLNIRVNSIHPGATLTNILKTALDATPTLAKSFNRMSPMGRMGRVEEVAAMALFLASDEASFCTGGQFPVEGGTVSEHPRMG, encoded by the coding sequence ATGGCGGGACGAGTACAGGATAAGGTAACGGTTATCACCGGGGGGGCATCCGGCATAGGTGAAGGGATGGTCAGACGCTTCTGTGCCGAAGGGGGTAGAGTGCTGCTTGCTGACGTAGACGCTGATGCCGGCCAACGCGTCGCCGACGAATGCGACGCCCGCTTCGTGCACCTGGATGTGAGCAGTGAATCCGGCTGGGGTGCCCTGGAAACACTGATTAGCTGCGACTATGGCCGCCTCGATATACTGCTCAATAACGCCGGCATTGTGGCTGAGAAATCGATTCTCGAGATTGACCTCGACACCTGGAACCGTTTGCTGTCTATCAATCTGACAGGCGTGATGCTGGGCTGCCGCAGTGCCGTAAGGCTGATGCGCAATAACGCAGGAGGCAGCGGAGGCTCCATCGTCAACACCGCATCCACCACTTCTTACCTGGCCATCCCCGATGTCGCCTATACGACATCTAAAGCAGGCGTGGTCGGGCTCACCAAATCTGTCGCGGTGCAGTGCGCCACAGAGGGCCTCAATATCCGGGTCAACTCTATTCACCCCGGCGCCACCCTTACCAACATTCTCAAAACCGCGCTGGATGCAACGCCGACACTGGCAAAAAGCTTCAACCGAATGTCCCCCATGGGGCGTATGGGTAGAGTAGAGGAAGTCGCTGCCATGGCCTTGTTTCTCGCCTCGGACGAAGCAAGCTTTTGCACCGGAGGACAATTTCCTGTGGAAGGCGGAACCGTCAGCGAGCACCCGAGAATGGGTTAA
- a CDS encoding NADP-dependent oxidoreductase, whose product MNRQYYLASRPAGAPDSSNVPARDVPVPEPADGEVVLKNLYISLDPAIRGWMGDDPNYIEPIALGDAVRSSVIGRVVKSDSPDFAEGDVAMTVGAWEAYTRVPGVMLNKLDEAAGIPLSTYLGVLGPTGLTAYFGLLDVGRPKAGDTVLVSAAAGAVGSVVGQIAKMQGCRVVGMAGTDDKCRWLEEDLGFDAVINYKQCGDYEAAIRVACPKGVDVYFDNVGGEIFDAALLCLNKFARVAVCGWISTYNVPDAPGPTNLWQLVAESVTVQGFTVIDYMDRFPEGIAQLAEWVVAGKLQFREEIVDGLDNILPTFLRLFDGSNQGKLVIRIPEE is encoded by the coding sequence ATGAATCGCCAATACTATCTGGCCTCGCGCCCCGCAGGCGCCCCCGACTCCAGCAATGTACCCGCCCGTGACGTGCCCGTGCCTGAGCCCGCAGATGGCGAGGTTGTGCTGAAGAACCTCTACATTTCACTCGATCCTGCCATTCGCGGTTGGATGGGTGACGACCCGAATTATATTGAGCCCATTGCCCTTGGTGACGCGGTGCGCAGCTCGGTGATCGGACGGGTGGTTAAAAGCGACAGCCCCGACTTTGCCGAAGGCGATGTAGCGATGACAGTAGGAGCCTGGGAAGCTTACACCAGAGTTCCCGGTGTCATGCTGAATAAACTCGATGAAGCAGCGGGCATTCCTCTTAGTACCTATTTGGGCGTACTCGGCCCGACAGGTCTGACAGCGTATTTCGGACTGCTTGACGTCGGCAGGCCCAAGGCCGGCGATACCGTGCTGGTGAGCGCCGCCGCGGGTGCCGTGGGTTCTGTTGTGGGCCAGATTGCCAAGATGCAGGGCTGCCGCGTGGTCGGTATGGCTGGCACGGATGACAAGTGTCGCTGGCTGGAAGAGGATCTTGGTTTCGACGCGGTGATCAACTACAAGCAATGTGGCGATTACGAGGCGGCGATTCGTGTTGCATGCCCCAAGGGTGTCGATGTTTACTTCGACAATGTCGGCGGCGAAATCTTCGATGCCGCTTTGTTGTGCCTTAACAAGTTTGCCCGTGTCGCCGTTTGCGGCTGGATTTCCACCTATAACGTCCCCGACGCACCGGGTCCAACGAACTTGTGGCAGCTGGTTGCAGAGAGCGTCACTGTTCAGGGCTTTACAGTCATCGATTACATGGATCGTTTTCCCGAGGGTATTGCTCAACTTGCTGAATGGGTAGTTGCAGGCAAGTTGCAGTTCAGGGAGGAAATCGTCGACGGACTCGATAATATCCTGCCAACCTTCCTGCGCCTTTTTGATGGCTCCAATCAGGGTAAGCTGGTAATTCGCATACCGGAAGAATAG
- a CDS encoding putative quinol monooxygenase produces the protein MTILINGSLHLPAGEREKALAETAALVEETRSQQGCKHYVWSADPTSDTRVYVYENWDSIEDLAAHLAGPYYQNMLASLGKYGVSDTQVSKFKIALEEPVYDPEGKPRADFFTE, from the coding sequence ATGACGATACTCATTAACGGCTCCCTTCATCTTCCCGCCGGGGAACGAGAAAAAGCGCTCGCCGAAACGGCCGCACTGGTCGAAGAAACACGCAGTCAGCAAGGCTGCAAACACTATGTTTGGTCTGCTGATCCTACGTCCGATACCCGCGTTTACGTTTACGAGAATTGGGACTCCATCGAGGACCTTGCTGCGCACCTGGCAGGCCCTTACTACCAGAACATGCTCGCCTCACTGGGCAAGTATGGCGTTAGCGACACGCAGGTGTCCAAATTCAAGATCGCACTGGAAGAACCCGTGTACGATCCGGAAGGTAAACCGAGAGCGGATTTCTTCACCGAGTAA
- a CDS encoding molybdopterin-containing oxidoreductase family protein, which produces MASKTVKTYCRFCHAYCPMEATVEDNRLIDLVPDTSNTLYGGYTCVKGRQLPEQLYHPERINCSLKKNADGSRTEISSVQALDEIADKLKAILKEYGPRAIASYNGTVSFQNSATHPVAKAWHVALDSPSYYTSITIDQPAKVGIGAARMGFWGGGSHTWRDANVALIIGNNTLVSHFSIPGGVPSFSPSNALREGKKRGVKVICVDPRRSELASRADLHLQIKPGQDAVLLAGLISIILAEELHDKAFCTDHIENLDLLEDSLARFTPDYVAERTELDKNDIIAAARLFAAGPRGTASTGTGPEMGPHPNLIQHLVQTINAICGRHYRAGEKLPNAGVLGPEAPRYAQAVPPNPEWLQGVRSRVSDDIGEVTVLTANGPIKEMPTAVCADEILMEGEGQIKALICIGGNPVLAWPGQEKAHEALKSLDLLVCIDYKLSATAEMADYVIGSKLCLEREDLTVLTDIWYEEPYSHYTKTVVEAEGDVIEEWELFWELGKRLGLNMSINQQHPLDMENCPTKYDVLSKMTTDSRVPLEDIYSREGGHTYDIPDVVIQPADPTTAGRMDLFPEGLSEEIESAVRDADASLLAKNDYPYLLISRRMKNTFNSTGPELSVLAAKGTTNPAFINPQDLAALGIQDGEVISVSSARGEIPAVAQGAPDIKRGVVSMSHCWGGAPDGSGDDKVREIGANTNRLIDNLDHPEKYTGMARHSAIAVKLSKTVQPETQEHV; this is translated from the coding sequence ATGGCGAGTAAAACTGTAAAAACCTACTGCCGCTTTTGTCACGCCTATTGCCCGATGGAGGCAACGGTTGAGGATAATCGCCTTATCGACTTGGTGCCCGATACCAGCAACACACTTTATGGTGGCTATACCTGCGTTAAGGGCCGCCAGCTTCCCGAACAGCTTTATCACCCGGAAAGAATTAACTGCTCCCTGAAGAAAAATGCTGACGGGAGTCGCACGGAGATCAGCAGCGTCCAGGCGCTCGATGAGATCGCTGATAAACTGAAGGCCATCCTCAAGGAATATGGCCCCAGAGCGATTGCCAGCTACAACGGAACTGTATCCTTCCAAAACTCCGCTACGCATCCGGTTGCAAAAGCGTGGCATGTCGCCCTGGACTCACCCTCCTATTACACCAGCATCACCATCGACCAACCCGCCAAAGTCGGTATTGGTGCCGCTCGGATGGGTTTCTGGGGCGGCGGCAGCCACACTTGGCGAGATGCCAACGTCGCCCTCATTATTGGCAATAACACCCTGGTATCACACTTCTCTATACCAGGCGGTGTACCTAGCTTCAGCCCGAGTAATGCGCTTAGAGAGGGCAAGAAGCGAGGTGTCAAAGTAATCTGTGTTGACCCTCGCCGGTCGGAGCTGGCTTCCCGTGCCGATCTGCACCTGCAGATCAAGCCCGGTCAGGATGCAGTCTTACTCGCCGGGCTGATCAGTATCATCCTGGCCGAGGAACTGCACGACAAGGCTTTCTGCACTGACCACATCGAAAACCTCGATTTACTCGAGGACAGCCTCGCACGCTTTACGCCCGACTATGTAGCCGAGCGCACCGAACTCGACAAAAACGACATCATAGCGGCGGCACGGCTCTTTGCAGCAGGACCGCGGGGCACTGCCAGTACCGGCACCGGACCCGAAATGGGCCCCCACCCCAACCTGATTCAGCACCTGGTGCAGACCATCAACGCTATTTGCGGCCGCCATTACAGGGCAGGAGAAAAACTCCCGAACGCAGGCGTACTCGGTCCCGAGGCACCGCGCTACGCACAAGCCGTACCGCCCAACCCCGAGTGGTTGCAGGGAGTGCGAAGCCGGGTGTCTGATGATATCGGCGAGGTCACTGTGTTGACTGCCAATGGTCCAATCAAGGAGATGCCCACTGCAGTCTGCGCTGACGAAATCCTGATGGAGGGCGAAGGACAAATCAAGGCGCTGATCTGCATTGGTGGCAATCCTGTTCTGGCATGGCCTGGACAGGAAAAAGCGCACGAGGCGCTGAAGAGTCTGGACCTTCTTGTGTGTATTGACTACAAGTTATCAGCCACCGCAGAGATGGCAGATTATGTCATCGGTTCAAAGCTTTGTCTGGAGCGGGAGGATCTCACGGTACTCACCGACATCTGGTACGAGGAACCCTACAGTCACTATACCAAGACGGTCGTGGAGGCTGAAGGTGACGTCATAGAAGAGTGGGAACTATTTTGGGAATTGGGCAAACGACTGGGCCTCAATATGAGTATTAATCAGCAACATCCGCTGGATATGGAAAACTGCCCTACAAAGTACGATGTACTATCCAAAATGACCACGGATTCACGCGTGCCGCTAGAGGACATCTATAGCCGCGAAGGTGGTCACACATACGATATACCGGATGTCGTCATTCAGCCCGCGGATCCGACGACCGCGGGACGCATGGACTTGTTTCCCGAGGGACTCTCGGAGGAAATCGAGTCTGCCGTGCGTGACGCGGACGCCAGTCTGCTAGCAAAGAACGATTACCCCTACCTGCTGATCAGCCGGCGAATGAAAAATACTTTTAATTCTACTGGACCAGAACTGAGCGTCCTTGCCGCAAAGGGCACCACCAACCCCGCCTTTATCAATCCGCAGGATCTCGCAGCACTGGGCATCCAAGATGGTGAAGTAATATCGGTCAGCTCTGCCCGAGGTGAAATTCCCGCGGTGGCGCAGGGTGCTCCGGACATCAAGCGAGGGGTGGTCTCTATGTCCCACTGCTGGGGCGGCGCTCCCGACGGTTCGGGGGACGATAAAGTCCGCGAAATAGGCGCAAACACGAATCGCCTGATTGATAATCTCGATCATCCGGAAAAGTATACCGGCATGGCGAGACACAGTGCTATTGCGGTCAAGTTGTCCAAAACTGTTCAGCCCGAGACACAGGAACACGTATGA
- a CDS encoding TIGR03621 family F420-dependent LLM class oxidoreductase has protein sequence MSNKPFRFALQSFNTDSPANWRSLIARTEELGYSAFHLADHFLSTGPAMDPTGHPPQLLGAVPAIAMALQQTSTLRVGCRVFCNDYRHPVILAKEAATMDYLSGGRLEFGLGAGWIQNEYEAVDLPFGDFPERFERFAESVHAYKAFMGGEPLDIDGKHVRWSGFSGIPSPSQKPWPPLMIGGGSKKILEFAGREADIVSLNFNNRAGKLGPDGMNSGLAAATAKKINWIKNGAGSRFDDIELEIGAYNTIITDHQQPTAAAIGDALGMTAEDILTHPHCLIGSVDFICEELERRRAAYGISYITVLDDGENNMVEVFAPVVARLAGK, from the coding sequence ATGAGCAACAAACCTTTTCGATTCGCACTGCAAAGTTTTAACACGGACTCACCGGCAAACTGGCGCAGTCTGATTGCCCGCACGGAGGAACTGGGTTATTCCGCATTTCACCTCGCTGACCACTTTCTAAGCACTGGCCCTGCAATGGACCCGACGGGCCACCCACCACAGCTACTCGGTGCGGTGCCGGCCATCGCAATGGCGCTCCAACAAACCAGCACACTGCGAGTCGGCTGCCGGGTATTCTGCAATGACTACCGCCACCCAGTCATACTGGCAAAGGAAGCCGCCACGATGGACTATCTCTCCGGCGGCAGGCTGGAATTCGGACTCGGCGCGGGCTGGATTCAGAACGAGTATGAGGCGGTAGATCTTCCTTTTGGCGACTTCCCGGAACGCTTCGAGCGCTTCGCAGAGAGCGTCCACGCCTACAAGGCTTTCATGGGTGGCGAGCCACTGGATATCGACGGCAAACATGTTCGCTGGTCAGGCTTCTCAGGCATACCCTCCCCTTCACAAAAACCCTGGCCGCCGCTAATGATAGGAGGTGGCAGCAAAAAAATTCTGGAATTTGCCGGCAGGGAAGCCGATATCGTCAGCCTGAACTTCAATAATAGAGCCGGCAAACTGGGGCCTGACGGAATGAACTCAGGTCTGGCAGCGGCCACCGCGAAAAAAATCAACTGGATAAAAAACGGAGCGGGTAGCCGCTTCGATGATATTGAGCTTGAAATCGGCGCATACAATACGATAATCACCGACCATCAGCAGCCTACCGCCGCTGCTATTGGCGATGCCTTGGGGATGACTGCAGAAGATATTCTCACTCACCCGCACTGCCTGATCGGCAGCGTAGATTTCATTTGCGAGGAACTTGAGCGTCGCAGAGCAGCCTATGGAATTTCTTACATCACTGTGCTGGACGACGGAGAAAACAACATGGTCGAAGTATTCGCACCGGTAGTCGCCCGTCTCGCTGGCAAGTAA